Part of the Desulfohalovibrio reitneri genome is shown below.
AGTACTGGGGCAGGAAGAGCACGTCGGCGTCGGAATTGACGATGTTGGTCAGCTGGGCGCTGAAGTCCTGGTCCTTGGTGGTGAAGGTCTCGGAGGCCACCACGGAGCCTTTGCCGTGGATTTCCTCGAAGGCCTTGGTGAAGAACTCGGCCAGCCCCTTGGGGTAGTCGGAGGCGATGTCGTAGAGCACGGCGGCCTTGTCGGCCCCGAACTCCTCGGTGGCGAACTTGGCGGCCACCGGACCCTGGAAGGGGTCCAGGAAGCAGGCCCGGAAGACGTAGGGGCGGTTCTTGGTGGTGGTGGGGTTGGTGGACCAGGGAGAGATCATGGGGGTCATGTTGGCGTCGGCCACCTCGCCCGCGGGGATGGCCTGCTTGGAGCTCTGGGGTCCGATGAGGCCCAGCACGCGGTCCTGCTCGATGAGCTTCAGGGCCGCGGACACGGCGGACTCGGCCTTGGACTCGTTGTCCTCGTAGACGAACTCCAGGGGCAGCATCTCCTCGCCCACCCGCAGCCCGCCTGCGTCGTTGATGCGTTTTTTCAGCATCTCGGCGGCGTTCTTGGAGGATTCGCCCACCTTGGGGATGTCGCCGGTGAGGGGGATGTTGAAACCGATCTTGACGACCTTCTCGTCGCCGTCTCCGCCGCCGCAGCCGAAAGCCAGCAGGGCGGACAGGGCGAGAGCCGCGAGCAGAATGACATGTTTGCGCATCTGGGTGCTCCTTGGCGCGGGTGAATGAGGCTGTACCCCGAACATGACGTGCAGACATACCCGATGCGGCATCGTTTATTCAAGTCAAAATCCGCCGCACGCGGGAACAACGTGATGTTTTTCTAAAAATGGAAAGAGGGGGTTGCGGGGTAAGCCGTAATCAGATTACGTGTCGTCGGTTGGAAAATCATGTACTGTACGATCAAGGTGGACAGATCATGAGCAACGACGTCGCCAGCCTCCGCAACGCTTTTGGCGAACGGCTGCGCTTTCTGCGCGGCCTGGCGGAAATGACCCAGGCCGAGCTGGCGGAGCGCTCCGGCATTTCCCTGGAACATTTCAGCAAGCTGGAGCGGGGCGCGGCCTCCCCCTCCTTCTCCTCCATATGCGCCCTGGCCGCGGCCCTGCACACCGAACCGGCCAACCTTTTCCTGCATGGCGGGCAGGTCTGCGACCTCCCGGAACACCCGACCTCGAGCGGGGCGGACCTGGAGTGGGCCCGCTACCTCTCCGGGGTGGGGCTGTGGAGTTTCGACCCCGCTTCCCAGAAATTCGAGTGGTCCGGGGAGTCCCTCCGTCTGCTGGGCCTCGGCGGGGACGGGGAGTCCGGCCTGGAGGCGGTGCTCGCCCGGGTCCACCCCGGGGACGCCCAGCGCGTGCGGATGGCCTGGGAAGGGGAGCTGGAGGGCGCGCCGGGACGGCCCATGCAATTCCGGCTTCAGTTGCAGGGCGGCAAGGAGCGGCTGGTCATCCGCACCTGCGAGGCGGATGAATCAGGCCTCCTGCGCGGCGCGCTGGTGGACGTCACCGAGCGGCGGCGGCTGGAGGAGAGCCTGGCCAGCACCCGCGCCGGGCTGGAGGACATGGTGAACCGCCGCACCCGCGACCTCCACCGCACCGTGGCGGCCCTCAACGAAGAGATCGCCGGCCACAGGGAAACGGAGGGGGCGCTGCGGCGGACCACGGACCTGTTCAACGCGGTCATGGAAGGGGTCAACGAGGTCATCTGGGTGCGCGACCTGACAGACGGCCGCATCCTGCACGTCAACCCCGCCTGCGAACGCATCCTCGGCCGCAGCGTGCGCAGCATGCTTGAGGCCCCGGAGACGTTCATGGAGGCCTTCCATCCGGGCGACCGCGAGCCCCTGCGGGAGGCCATCAGGCGGCTGCGGGAGGAGGGCTCCCCACTGCGCATGGACGCGCGCATCATTCCGCCCGAGGGCGGGGTGCGCCACGTGCGCCTGCGCGGATATCCGGTGCGCGGCGGCGACACCCCCATGGTGGTGGGCCTGGCCGAGGACGTCACCGACGAGCATTTGCGCCAGGAGCAGTTCCGCCTGCTGGTGGAGAACATCCGCGAGGTGTTTTGGGTGGTGGAGCCGGACCTGTCCGTGTCCTACGTCAGCCCCGCCATCTTGGACATGTTCGCCATGGACCCGGCCGAAATCCTGGCCGACGGCATGCGCTTTCTGGACCGCGTTCATCCGGAGGACCGGGAAAAGGTGGTTCGGGCCATGCGCAGGCAGTGGGAGCAGGACGGCGAGGATTTCAACGTCACCTACCGGGTGGTGCGGCCGGACGGACAGGCCTGGATCTG
Proteins encoded:
- a CDS encoding ABC transporter substrate-binding protein, which encodes MRKHVILLAALALSALLAFGCGGGDGDEKVVKIGFNIPLTGDIPKVGESSKNAAEMLKKRINDAGGLRVGEEMLPLEFVYEDNESKAESAVSAALKLIEQDRVLGLIGPQSSKQAIPAGEVADANMTPMISPWSTNPTTTKNRPYVFRACFLDPFQGPVAAKFATEEFGADKAAVLYDIASDYPKGLAEFFTKAFEEIHGKGSVVASETFTTKDQDFSAQLTNIVNSDADVLFLPQYYSEVALIAKQAHDLGWDKPILGSDSWGSAELMNLCGDDCKGQFFTTHYAAAGATGKTKEFIEDYEAAYGETPDDVAALTWDAIHIMLDAVQRAGLNGELEQRREEVMTALGGMASFEGITGTMSFNEDGDPVKCAVVVKINDQGEFTFYKSVCP
- a CDS encoding PAS domain-containing protein, with translation MSNDVASLRNAFGERLRFLRGLAEMTQAELAERSGISLEHFSKLERGAASPSFSSICALAAALHTEPANLFLHGGQVCDLPEHPTSSGADLEWARYLSGVGLWSFDPASQKFEWSGESLRLLGLGGDGESGLEAVLARVHPGDAQRVRMAWEGELEGAPGRPMQFRLQLQGGKERLVIRTCEADESGLLRGALVDVTERRRLEESLASTRAGLEDMVNRRTRDLHRTVAALNEEIAGHRETEGALRRTTDLFNAVMEGVNEVIWVRDLTDGRILHVNPACERILGRSVRSMLEAPETFMEAFHPGDREPLREAIRRLREEGSPLRMDARIIPPEGGVRHVRLRGYPVRGGDTPMVVGLAEDVTDEHLRQEQFRLLVENIREVFWVVEPDLSVSYVSPAILDMFAMDPAEILADGMRFLDRVHPEDREKVVRAMRRQWEQDGEDFNVTYRVVRPDGQAWIWSRTYPVRDESGNIQRLVGLAEDVTEQVEREQAIRRESEEARKASQAGREYLAQTSHEVRNLLSGMLSGLELVQARDLEPETLADVRRAVESGRDLTRVLGDVLDFSRLEAGHLDLAREPFDPSALARDAMRLVEGAAEAAGLEIEAGFEPGLPDCVEGDPLRVRQILLNLLNNAVKYAAPGTAVLRLGSDGGGGLRFVVEDDGPGMDPELLQAVLSPYARGGSGIQPGAGLGLTICVKLAEAMGGWLSLSSEPGGGTWAEVALPLPARCGKSLAEEEEAAAIRPLRLLLVEDNPVNLLAAQRTLEGQGHEVLPAADGLEALRLLAAEDVDLVVMDLQMPRLDGLEVTRRIRAGEEGVRDPDVPVVALTAHVFEDDRDSCLEAGMNAFLTKPVDWSAFNKTVAGLVSG